The Streptomyces sp. NBC_01775 genome includes a region encoding these proteins:
- a CDS encoding bifunctional aldolase/short-chain dehydrogenase → MSARDQRGDGPGSPQEGAENRPRDGAEHRQSSPREAGEHPGVAALLARSHRLGADPRNTNYAGGNTSAKGTATDPVTGEGVELMWVKGSGGDLGTLRPEGLAALRLDRLRALTGVYPGVEREDEMVAAFDYCLHGKGGAAPSIDTAMHGLVRVAHVDHLHPDSGIALACAADGEKLTRECFGDSVAWIPWRRPGFQLGLDIAAVREARPEAIGCVLGGHGITAWGDTSEECERNSLHIIRAAERFLEERGDAEPFGPVREGFGPLPEDERRERAAALAPLVRGLVSRDRAQVGHYDDAPEVLDFLSHDEHPRLAALGTSCPDHFLRTKVRPLVLDLPARAPLEDAVARLKELHEEYRADYRAYYERHADASSPPMRGADPAIVLVPGVGMFSFGKDKQTARVAGEFYRNAIQVMRGAEAVSSYAPIEESEKFRIEYWELEEAKLRRMPPPKPLATRIALVTGAGSGIGRAIARRLAAEGACVVVADVNGASAREVAGELGGPDHAVPVTVDVTSEEQIAAAFRAAVLAFGGVDLVVNNAGISVSKPLAETTAEDWDRQHSIMARGSFLVSREAARVMGEQDMGGDLLYIASKNGVFAGPNNVAYGAAKADQAHQVRLLAAELGASGIRVNGVNPDGVVRGSGIFAGGWGAQRAAVYGVPEEELGKFYARRTLLGREVLPEHVANAVFALTGGDLSHTTGLHIPVDAGVAAAFLR, encoded by the coding sequence GTGAGCGCGCGGGATCAGCGAGGTGACGGGCCCGGGAGCCCGCAGGAGGGGGCGGAGAACCGCCCGCGGGACGGCGCGGAGCACCGGCAGAGCAGCCCGAGGGAGGCCGGGGAGCACCCCGGGGTCGCCGCGCTGCTGGCGCGTTCGCACCGGCTCGGGGCCGATCCGCGCAACACCAACTACGCGGGCGGCAACACCTCGGCCAAGGGCACGGCCACCGACCCCGTCACGGGCGAGGGTGTCGAGCTGATGTGGGTCAAGGGCTCGGGCGGCGATCTGGGCACCCTCCGGCCCGAAGGCCTGGCCGCGCTGCGCCTGGACCGGCTGCGCGCCTTGACCGGCGTGTATCCGGGTGTCGAGCGCGAGGACGAGATGGTGGCCGCCTTCGACTACTGCCTGCACGGCAAGGGCGGGGCCGCGCCTTCCATCGACACCGCCATGCACGGACTGGTGCGGGTCGCGCACGTGGACCACCTGCATCCCGACTCGGGCATCGCGCTCGCCTGCGCGGCCGACGGGGAGAAGCTCACCAGGGAGTGCTTCGGCGACAGCGTCGCGTGGATCCCCTGGCGGCGCCCCGGCTTCCAGCTCGGCCTGGACATCGCGGCGGTGCGCGAGGCCCGTCCGGAGGCGATCGGCTGCGTCCTGGGCGGCCACGGCATCACCGCCTGGGGCGACACCAGCGAGGAGTGCGAGCGCAACTCGCTGCACATCATCCGGGCCGCCGAGCGCTTCCTCGAAGAGCGGGGCGACGCCGAGCCGTTCGGGCCCGTGCGGGAGGGCTTCGGGCCGCTGCCCGAGGACGAGCGGAGGGAGCGGGCCGCCGCGCTGGCCCCGCTGGTGCGCGGCCTCGTCTCACGCGACCGCGCCCAGGTCGGGCACTACGACGACGCGCCGGAGGTGCTGGACTTCCTCTCGCACGACGAGCACCCCCGGCTGGCCGCGCTGGGCACCTCCTGCCCCGACCACTTCCTGCGCACCAAGGTCAGGCCGCTGGTCCTCGACCTGCCCGCGCGGGCCCCGCTGGAGGACGCGGTGGCCCGGCTGAAGGAGCTGCACGAGGAGTACCGCGCGGACTACCGGGCCTACTACGAACGGCACGCCGACGCGTCCTCTCCCCCGATGCGCGGGGCGGACCCGGCGATCGTGCTGGTGCCGGGCGTGGGCATGTTCAGCTTCGGCAAGGACAAGCAGACCGCGCGGGTGGCCGGCGAGTTCTACCGCAACGCGATCCAGGTCATGCGCGGCGCGGAGGCCGTCTCCTCGTACGCGCCGATCGAGGAGTCGGAGAAGTTCCGCATCGAGTACTGGGAGCTGGAGGAGGCCAAGCTGCGCCGGATGCCCCCGCCCAAGCCGCTGGCCACCCGCATCGCGCTGGTCACGGGCGCGGGCTCGGGGATCGGCCGTGCGATCGCCCGCCGGCTGGCCGCCGAGGGCGCCTGCGTGGTGGTGGCCGACGTGAACGGGGCGAGCGCGCGAGAGGTCGCCGGGGAGCTGGGCGGGCCCGACCACGCCGTTCCCGTGACGGTGGACGTCACCAGCGAGGAGCAGATCGCGGCGGCCTTCCGGGCGGCGGTGCTGGCCTTTGGCGGGGTGGACCTGGTGGTCAACAACGCCGGGATCTCCGTCTCCAAGCCGCTCGCGGAGACCACGGCCGAGGACTGGGACCGGCAGCATTCGATCATGGCCCGGGGATCCTTCCTCGTCTCGCGCGAGGCGGCCAGGGTGATGGGCGAGCAGGACATGGGCGGCGATCTGCTCTACATCGCCTCCAAGAACGGCGTGTTCGCCGGACCCAACAACGTGGCCTACGGCGCCGCGAAGGCCGACCAGGCGCACCAGGTGCGGCTGCTCGCGGCTGAGCTGGGCGCGTCGGGCATCCGGGTCAACGGGGTCAATCCGGACGGCGTGGTGCGCGGTTCGGGCATCTTCGCCGGAGGCTGGGGCGCACAGCGTGCCGCCGTCTATGGCGTGCCGGAGGAAGAGCTGGGAAAGTTCTACGCGCGGCGGACCCTGCTGGGACGCGAGGTGCTGCCGGAGCATGTCGCCAATGCGGTCTTCGCCCTGACCGGCGGGGACCTCAGCCATACGACGGGGCTGCACATCCCGGTCGACGCGGGCGTGGCGGCGGCTTTCCTGCGCTGA
- a CDS encoding rhamnulokinase: MRFTMPPSGPGPSAATGAFAAVDLGASSGRVILGRPADGKLALEEVHRFENRPVRVHGTLHWDILGLYRGVLDGLRAAGAAAGTAPGQLASAGIDSWGVDYGLLDADGALLGNPVHYRDARTEGMEAEVDKLLPARELYGYTGLQHLPINTLYQLAAARGSRRLESAHRMLLTPDLISYWLTGQSGTEITIASTTQLIDPRARTWARPVAEAVGLDLSLFPALRSPGDPAGVLLPEVLAETGLEGPLPVTAVGAHDTASAVAGVPATGSRFAYIATGTWSLAGVELDAPVLSEESRLANFTNELGVDGTVRYLRNIMGLWLLQECLRTWEAEGGPHGLEALLEGAARMPGLRSVVDAGSAEFLAPDRMPERIAEACRRTGQPEPRDPAETVRCVLDSLALAHRQAVLDARRLSGQEVETVHVVGGGARNALLCQLTADACGLPVVAGPVEAAAYGNVLVQARTAGAVNGPLAALRGLVRDSLRLRQYAPTGDHTSWERAAARVREHGKEAACA; encoded by the coding sequence ATGAGGTTCACCATGCCGCCTTCCGGCCCTGGCCCGTCCGCCGCCACGGGCGCGTTCGCCGCCGTAGACCTGGGCGCGTCCAGCGGGCGCGTCATCCTCGGCCGTCCCGCCGACGGCAAGCTCGCCCTGGAGGAGGTCCACCGCTTCGAGAACCGCCCTGTCCGGGTACACGGCACGCTGCACTGGGACATCCTCGGGCTCTACCGGGGAGTGCTGGACGGGCTGCGCGCCGCCGGCGCGGCGGCGGGCACGGCGCCCGGGCAGCTCGCCTCCGCGGGTATCGACTCCTGGGGCGTCGACTACGGCCTGCTGGACGCGGACGGCGCGCTGCTGGGCAATCCCGTGCACTACCGGGACGCGCGTACGGAGGGGATGGAGGCCGAGGTCGACAAGCTCCTGCCCGCGCGGGAGCTGTACGGGTACACGGGTCTACAGCACCTGCCGATCAACACCCTGTACCAGCTGGCCGCCGCCCGTGGCTCCCGTCGGCTGGAATCGGCGCACCGGATGCTGCTCACGCCCGACCTGATCTCCTACTGGCTGACCGGACAGAGCGGCACGGAGATCACCATCGCCTCCACCACCCAGCTGATCGACCCCCGGGCCCGCACCTGGGCGCGCCCGGTGGCCGAGGCGGTCGGCCTCGATCTGTCGCTGTTCCCCGCGCTGCGCTCGCCCGGCGACCCCGCAGGGGTCCTGTTGCCCGAAGTGCTGGCCGAGACGGGCCTGGAGGGGCCTTTGCCGGTCACCGCCGTAGGAGCGCACGACACCGCGTCGGCTGTCGCCGGGGTGCCCGCGACGGGGAGCAGGTTCGCCTACATCGCCACCGGCACCTGGTCGCTGGCCGGGGTCGAGCTGGATGCCCCCGTGCTCAGCGAGGAGAGCAGGCTGGCGAACTTCACCAACGAGCTGGGCGTGGACGGCACCGTGCGCTATCTGCGCAACATCATGGGCCTGTGGCTGCTCCAGGAGTGCCTGCGCACCTGGGAGGCGGAGGGCGGCCCGCACGGCCTGGAGGCGCTGCTGGAGGGCGCCGCGCGGATGCCCGGACTGCGTTCGGTCGTCGACGCGGGAAGCGCGGAGTTCCTGGCGCCGGACCGGATGCCCGAGCGGATCGCCGAGGCGTGCCGCCGGACGGGCCAGCCGGAGCCGCGCGACCCGGCGGAGACGGTCCGCTGTGTCCTGGACTCCCTCGCGCTGGCGCACCGGCAGGCGGTACTCGACGCACGGCGGCTGTCGGGCCAGGAGGTGGAGACGGTGCATGTCGTGGGCGGCGGGGCGCGCAACGCGCTGCTGTGCCAGCTGACGGCCGACGCCTGCGGCCTGCCGGTGGTCGCGGGCCCGGTGGAGGCGGCGGCGTACGGGAACGTGCTGGTCCAGGCACGTACGGCCGGGGCGGTGAACGGGCCGCTGGCCGCGCTCCGGGGCCTGGTGCGCGACAGCCTGCGGCTGCGACAGTATGCCCCGACGGGTGATCACACGTCCTGGGAGCGGGCCGCCGCCCGCGTCCGTGAGCACGGGAAGGAGGCGGCGTGCGCGTAG